One Mercurialis annua linkage group LG3, ddMerAnnu1.2, whole genome shotgun sequence DNA window includes the following coding sequences:
- the LOC126671135 gene encoding uncharacterized protein LOC126671135: MAADLSPPEVPITAVAAAVTTSNTANITLTEPEVATTATVSMPPAPKRQRRPSVRLGEIGDQSATISYETHHIRRSKPPWRVHKDSSKSVKARSLTNLVNGNDSFENQETDGNNQNGDVILEFGHRKKAKRAKRVRSNWISTKADDDNNSREDEDEGFRDFDQDSDSQLLKDQQQSPVHSNDNNVTWHGHRTSGMGREMDNYPEKCSTSEGVRTWLIELGLSRYASVFEVHEVDDEVLPLLTLEDLKDMGINAVGSRRKLYSAIQKLRKGFS, from the coding sequence ATGGCCGCCGACCTATCGCCACCGGAAGTTCCAATCACCGCTGTCGCCGCCGCGGTAACGACTTCCAACACGGCAAATATTACATTAACAGAACCCGAAGTCGCCACCACCGCAACCGTCTCCATGCCTCCAGCTCCAAAGCGGCAACGCCGCCCAAGCGTCCGTCTCGGAGAGATCGGCGACCAATCAGCTACTATCTCATACGAAACGCATCACATCCGCCGCTCAAAACCTCCGTGGCGCGTCCATAAAGACTCCTCAAAATCAGTGAAAGCGCGCTCGTTAACAAATCTAGTAAACGGAAACGACAGCTTTGAGAATCAAGAAACAGACGGCAACAATCAAAACGGCGACGTAATTCTCGAGTTCGGACATCGGAAGAAAGCGAAGCGAGCAAAACGAGTCCGGTCTAATTGGATATCAACAAAAGCCGATGACGATAATAACAGTAGAGAAGACGAAGACGAAGGATTTAGGGATTTTGACCAAGATTCGGATAGTCAACTGTTAAAGGATCAGCAACAAAGTCCGGTTCATTCCAATGATAACAACGTTACGTGGCATGGTCATAGAACATCGGGTATGGGTCGGGAAATGGATAACTATCCGGAAAAATGTAGTACGAGTGAAGGAGTGAGGACGTGGCTAATTGAATTAGGGCTGAGTCGATACGCTTCCGTTTTTGAAGTACATGAAGTTGACGATGAAGTGTTGCCATTGTTAACGTTGGAGGATCTTAAAGATATGGGAATAAACGCTGTTGGTTCCAGAAGAAAACTTTACTCTGCTATACAGAAGCTTCGTAAGGGGTTTTCTTga